In Rutidosis leptorrhynchoides isolate AG116_Rl617_1_P2 chromosome 6, CSIRO_AGI_Rlap_v1, whole genome shotgun sequence, the DNA window gattttgtgatttattgtgacgcatcaaagcaaggtctcggttgtgtattaatgcaacgaacgaaagtaattgcttatgcgtctagacaattgaagattcatgaacaaaattatacgacgcatgatttggaattaggcgcggttgtttttgcattaaagacttggaggcactacttatatggggtcaaaagtattatatataccgaccacaaaagtcttcaacacatatttaatcagaaacaactgaatatgaggcagcgtaggtggattgaattgctgaatgattaagactttgagattcgttaccacccggggaaggcaaatgtggtagccgacgccttgagcaggaaggacagagaacccattcgagtaaaatctatgaatataatgattcacaataaccttactactcaaataaaggaggcgcaacaaggagttttaaaagagggaaatttaaaggatgaaatacccaaaggatcggagaagcatcttaatattcgggaagacggaacccggtatagggctgaaaggatttgggtaccaaaatttggagatatgagagaaatggtacttagagaagctcataaaaccagatactcaatacaaggcgttgttcgatttggtaaacgagggaaattaaatccaaggtatattggaccattcaagattattgatcgtgtcggactagtagcttaccgacctgagttacctcaacaactcgctgctgtatataacactttccatgtctcgaatttgaagaaatgttttgctaaagaagatctcactatttcgttagatgaaatccaaatcaacgaaaaacttcaattcatcgaagaacccgtcgaaataatggatcgtgaggttaaaagacttaagcaaaacaagataccaattgttaaggttcgatggaatgctcgtagaggacccgagttcacctgggaacaagaagatcagatgaagaagaaatacccgcatttatttccagaagagacgtcaatacctccaactgcttaaaatttcgggacgaaatttatttaacgggtcggtactgtagtgacccgaacttttacatgtttatatatatattaaacgaaatttttatgattaagtttttccaacatgttaagcaatcaaacttgttaagacttgattaattgaaataggtttcatatagacaattgaccacccaagttgaccggtgattcacgaacgttaaaacttgtaaaaactatatgatgacatatatatggttatatatatagttaacatgatattatgataagtaaacatatcattaagtatattaacaatgaactacatatgtaaaaacaagactactaacttaatgattttgaaacgagacatatatgtaacgattatcgttgtaacgacatttaatgtatatatatcatattaagagatattcgtacatcataatatcatgataatataataatttggcaactagcatgaaatatctcataaaattacaaaaatattagtaatcattcatgacttatttacatgaaaacaaaattacatatcctttatatctaatccatacaccaacgaccaaaaatacctacaaacaatttcattcttcaattttcttcatctaattgatctctctcaagttctatcttcaagttctaagtgttcttcataaattctacaagttctagtttcataaaatcaagaatacttccaagtttgctagcttacttctaatctgctagagtgatcatccaacctcaagaaatctttcttatttatagtaagatatatttctaatacaaggtaatactcatattcaaactttgattcaatttctataactataacaatcttatttcgagtgaaaatcttacttgaacttgttttcgtgtcatgattctgcttcaagaactttcaagccatccaaggatcctttgaagctagatccatttttctcatttccgatagttttatccagaaaacttgaggtagtaatgatgttcataacatcattcgattcatacatataaagctatcttattcgaaggtttaaacttgaaatcactagaacatagtttagttaattctaaacttgttcgcaaacaaaagttaatccttctaacttgacttttaaaatcaactaaacacatgttctatatctatatgatatgctaacttaatgatttaaaatcagaaaacacaaaaaacaccgtaaaaccggatatacgccgttgtagtaacaccgtgggctgttttgggtttgataattaaaaactatgataaactttgatttaaaagttgtccttctaggaaaatgatttttcttatgaacatgaaactatatccaaaaatcatggttaaactcaaagtggaagtatgttttttaaaatggtcatcaagacgtcgttctttcgactgaaatgactacctcttacaaaaatgacttgtaacttatatttctgactataaacctatactgtttctgtttagattcataaaatagagttcaatatgaaaccatagcaatttaattcactcaaaacggatttaaaatgaagaagttatgggtaaaacaagattggatattttttgattttagtagctacgggaaatattaacaattctatacaaatcatatcctagctaacttatattgtattatacatgtattctaatatattatgtaatcttgggataccatagacacgtatgcaaatgttttgacttatcatatcgacccatctatatatattatttggaacaaccatagacactctatatgcagtaatgtcggagttagctatacagggttgaggttgattccaaaaaatatatatagtttgagttgtgatctagcctgagacttgtatacactgggtcgtggattgattcaagataatatacatcgatttatttctgtacatctaattgtggacaactagttgtaggttactaacgaggacagctcacttaataaacttaaaacattaaaacgtattaaaaatgttgaaaatatattttgaacatactttgatatatatgtacatatttgttataggttcgtgaatcgaccagtggccaagtcttacttcccgacgaagtaaaaatatgtgaaagtgagttatagtcccacttttaaaatctaatatttttgggatgagaatacatgcaggttttataaatgatttacaaaatagacacaagtacgtgaaactacattctatggttgaattatcgaaatcgaatatgcccctttttattaagtctggtaatctaagaattagggaacagacaccctaattgacgcgaatcctaaatatagatctattgggcctaacaaaccccatccaaagtaccggatgcttaagtacttcgaaatttatatcatatccgaagagtgtcccggaatgatggggatattctaatatatgcatcttgttaatgtcggttaccaggtgttcaccatatgaatgatttttatctctatgtatggaatgtatatgaaatcttgtggtctattgttacgatttgatatatataggttaaacctataactcaccaacatttttgttgacgttttaagcatgtttattctcaggtgattattaagagctttcgctgtcgcatacttaaataaggacaagatttggagtccatgcttgtatgatattgtgtaaaaactgcattcaagaaacttatttcgttgtaacatatttgtattgtaaaccattatgtaatagtcgtgtgtaaacaggatattttagattatcattatttgataatctacgtaaagctttttaaacctttattgatgaaataaaggttatggtttgttttaaaatgaatgcagtctttgaaaaacgtctcatatagaggtcaaaacctcgcaacgaaatcaattaatatggaacgtttttaatcaataagaacgggacatttcacagatcGCGTTGAATTCATCAGGTACTTATTCGGCTGTCTAAGTACTTATTAATTACACAGTTTGCTTTGAGTGGCTATTTGAACATCGTGCTTAGGCTGTCTGAACATTGAAACCTGTTTGTTACGCTTTGGCCACTACTTCGTCATCTAAAACTTTGTTGTGTGCATTTTTTAGGCTCAAGTATGTATTATTATAACCACGGACCACCAACGCATAGATGTCGCAACTGTGATGCTACAATGTGGTATGAAGAAAGGAACAATAAACCCAAGAACACAAGAAACCCCCCCCCTTCTCGATGTGCTGCCAAAATGGTAAAGTCTTGCTTCCGAAATTGAAGGAGCCTCCTGCACTGTTAAAAACACTGCTTGAATACAATGAACCCGCGGGCGCAAAATTCCGAGAACAAACCGAGAACAAATACGGATTTATAATAGCATGTTTTCTTTCACGTCATTCGGTGCCAAAATCGACCACTCTGTCAACCGGGGCCGGGGTCCTTATACATTTAGAATCAGTGGTCAGACATACCATAAAATAGGCTCGCTATTACCAGAAGAAGGAGGTCGACCAAAATATGCACAAATTTATTTTCATGACACCCAAAATGAGGTAAAAAACCGCATGTCCGCCTTTCTGGAAGCTGATTCAAGAACCTCGCTTGACGAAGCACTTACGAATAACCTGATTATCATGCTTGATGAATCAAGTGCCGTTGCACAAGCCTTTCGTATGGCACGCGATTGGTCAAGTAACAATGCAATGTCAGATTGTGATCTCCGTCTACTCGCGAAGGTAACGACCTCACGGCAATATAATACGCCTAATGTCGCTGAAGTTGCTGCGTTAATTACTGGGGACTTTGGCCACTGTAACTCAACACGGGATatcattgttaaaaaaaaaattacgccCCACATCGCATATCTGAACTACACCAGTTATATATGGCATTGCAATACCCATTGCTATTTTCATATGGGGAAACCGGTTACCATAAGGAGATACCATATCACACGAATAGTGGCAAAAGGCAAACAACCCGCAGTCACGTCACCATGAGAGAATACTACTGTTACAGAATTCAGCAATGGGAAAGTGAGGAGACAACGATTCTTAGAGGTGGCCTACTATTCTAGCAATACTTGGTTGACGCTTATACAGCTATTGAAGAACAAAGGCTGAAGTGGCTCAGACACAACCAAAATGAGCTACGCCTAGAACTTTACAACAACGTTTGTGATGCTGTTACACGGGGAGATACATCAGCCACTTCAATTGGGAAACGAATTATTCTACCATCTTCGCACACAGGAAGCCCACGCTACATGGTTCAAAACTACCAGGATGCAATGGCTTTATGCCGGGAATATGATAACCTCAATTTGTTTATCACTTTCACTTCCAACCCTCGATGGCCCGAGATTGATATGATGATCTCCTATATCGCTGGTCAAAAATCGACCGACCGACCTGACATTGTTTCTCGAGTATTTAAACAGAAACTTGACGGGCTGATGACTGACATAATGAAAACACAAATATTTGGAACATGACAAGCCGGTACTTTTTCCACCTGCTTTCAtctattatattatacttattccCGATATGGTTATGAAAATGTACACAGACATAACACTATACCAACCCAGTTTCTATTATACTAGTAACATCCTGACATTTTTTAAACGCAATTCTATTGTTACAGGTATATATATCATTGAATTCCAGAAACGGGGCCTGCCACATGTACATATGCTAATATGGTTGATCACTACTCACAAATGTAAGACACCGGCTGCCATTGATGACATCATCACAGCTGAGATCCCATCTGAAAAAGACGATCCGGAGGGGTTTCGGGCTGTTACTGAGTACATGCTACACGGCCCTTGCGGTGGCCTCCACATGAACGCTCCGTGCATTATTGATAGGCAATGTTCCAAGCATTTCCCCAAACCCTATTATGCAGAAACCACAATTGACGAGGATGGATATGCTAACTATAGGAGACGAAACAATGGTGTCAGGTTTACTAAAAACAACACCTCACTTGACAACGGCTCCGTTGTCCCCTACAACAGGTACCTGTTACTAAAATACAACGCCCATATCAACGTTGAGTGGTGTAATCGATCTCGGGCAATCAAATATTTATTCATGTATTTAAACTAGGGCCCTGATCGAGCAACAATAGTCATCCAAGAAAATATGATTCCTGGTGATGATGCCAGTGGAGACAAGGTTATTGACGTTGACGAGATAAGGAATTATTTAGATTGTCGTTATTTATCTCCATGCGAGGCTGTTTGGAGGCTGTTTTCCTTTGACATCCACTATTCTAAACCATCAGTCATTAAGTTGTCTTATCACCTCCCAAACCAGCAATCGATAACTCTCCATGACTCACAAAAGCTACCTGCACTTTTACGAAGGGAAAGTATTAAAGAAACGATGTTCACACAATGGTTTGAACTAAACAAGGAAGATGACTTTGCACGTACACTGACTTATGCAAAAATCCCTACACATTATGTATGGAATCGAGATGCTAAAATGTGGAGCCCGAGAAAACTTCGAACCTGCATCGGTCGCATTGTCTACTCAAATCCTGCATCGGGGGAACGTTACTACCTTCGTATGTTACTAAACATAGTTAAGGGCCCCCGCTCTTTTGAAGACCTACGTACTGTGAACGGTGTTTTACACCCAACATTTAAAGACGCTTGCTTTGCCTATGGGTTAGTGAATGATGACAAGGAATGGACTGAGGCTATCTCAGAAGCAAAAATATGGGCTACGGGTTCACAGCTTCGCGAGTTATTCGTTACTATGTTACTCTTTTGCAACGTAAGTAAACCACTACAACTATGGGAATCAAGTTGGGAGGCTTTATCGGAGGACATCTTGCATAAAAGAAGGAAATTATTTAACTTTCCTGATCTAATCCTAACCGAGGCACAAATTAAAAATTATTGTTTATTGGAATTACAAGGCTTATTAAATAGAAATGGAAAGTCCCTGGATGATTACCCCGACCTACCACAACCCGACCCATCTATTCTAACACAAATGGACAACCGCCTAATTCGAGAAGAGCTAAACCACAATATAAAAGAAATGCATTTACTCCATGAGAACCTCTTCAGCTCACTCAACCCAGAATAACTATCAATATACCAAAGGGTTATACATGCAGTTACCCAAAAAAAGGAGGACTTTTTTTCTTATACGGTCCCGGAGGTACGGGGAAAACATTCCTATACAACACCATTCTCGCAAAATTGAGATCAGAAAGTTTAATTGTTCTTGCAGTTGCATCGTCAGGTACGTGTATTATTCATCCAGTTATTAATCTTCACAATATTATTCAGATTTTACACAAACAGGCCCTTTCATTTCGTGCACAAGTTACATCACATCTGACCTGTAAACCACAGGTATTGCGTTACTGCTATTACCCGGCGGGCGGACTGCCCATAGCCGATTTGTGATCCCCCTGGAACTAATGGAGAATAGTACATGTGGCATTAAACAAAAGACGCACCTTGCAGCACTTATCCAAGAGGCCAGATTAATTATTTGGGATGAGGCTCCAATGACCCAACGATTCGCTTTCAAAGCGTTAGACAAAACTTTAAGAGATATTTTGGGTGCTAAAGATGATGCAAATAGATTAAAGTTATTTGGTGGTATGCCTATTTTATTGGGAGGTGACTTCAGACAAATACTCCCCGTAGTAACGAAAGGCAAGAGACAAGAAGTAGTTCATGTGTGTATTAATAGATCAGATTTATGGCAACATTGTGAATTGCATACGCTTTCACGTATTATGAGGGTCAACGAATGCACAGCCGATGGTCATGTTGATGCCCGTAAACACGAATTCAATAAATGGGTCCTCAATGTAGGTGAAGGTAAGGTCCCCGCATTGTGTAAAGACGGTGAGGATGAACTAACATGGATACAGATACCCGATGAATTCATTATAAAATCTGACAGACCCCCAATTGAAGCAATCGTGGACACCATATTTCCAAATTTCATCAACAAGCAAGAAGATGAAGACTATTTGCGTGAAAGAGCTATTTTGACACCTCGGAATGATGATGCTGATGAAATCAACAAGCATATGTTCAAGAAATTGCAGGGTGCAAAGATGACATTCAAAAGCTCGGATGAAATTTGCAAGAGCTCAACTGACAACATCGACCAACACTGTTCATATCCGGTTGAATTCTTAAACAAGCTAAATTTTCTGGGCGTTCCTCCTCACAAACTTAAACTAAAACTAGGCCAGCCAATAATGCTTTTACGAAATCTCAGTCCTAGCACAGGCATGTGTAATGGAACACGCCTCATCATAACCGACTTTAACAAGTTCGTACTTCAAGCTAGAATCATCACTGGATCACATGTAGGGAAAATGGTAATAATACCTAGAATTGTCCTTACTTCAACAGAAAAAAATGGCCCTTTGTAATGCAACGAATACAATTCCCAGTGCGTCCATGTTATGCGATGACGATAAACAAAAGTCAAGGGCAATCGTTGAAATTGGTCGGCCTATATCTCCCTAAACCTGTATTCAGCCATGGTCAATTATACGTAGCTCTCTCGCGAGTAACCGATCCCGATGGCCTGAAAATCGTGCTGGTCAATGATAGTGCTGACTGTTTTAAGAATCACACTAGAAATGTCGTGTACAAGGAAACCTTCGTCAACTTACACCACAATATATAGCGGTAATACTAAACCCTTATTATCATCCAACTGTTATCTCAGTTTATCATCATCTtatatttctttattattattattagtattaataaattttctaatcatttaattatttagtaattattatataatagatAAGGAGAAATAATTTTTTTAACTTTTAAAACATTAAATTATAAGGTATTAAATTATAAGGTTTTAGTAATTATTATAGAATCCCGTGATTTTCTGAAAGGCTTTAGCTACATATGAGGTAAATTCGTCTTCTAAAAGGCTTTAGTTGCATCATGGAATCATTCAACAAAGTCGTTTCATAAAAAACACTTCTAAAAAAGTTTTACGCAAATTCTGAATACATTCAGAAA includes these proteins:
- the LOC139853512 gene encoding uncharacterized protein; its protein translation is MPATDIASSSTNIAKGSAQYVSLAELFNGPISIYSATVHTSDGKKRMFCGLKLNERLSQEPGSLLPEEGGRPKYAQIYFHDTQNEVKNRMSAFLEADSRTSLDEALTNNLIIMLDESSAVAQAFRMARDWSSNNAMSDCDLRLLAKVTTSRQYNTPNVAEVAALITGDFGHSIEEQRLKWLRHNQNELRLELYNNVCDAVTRGDTSATSIGKRIILPSSHTGSPRYMVQNYQDAMALCREYDNLNLFITFTSNPRWPEIDMMISYIAGQKSTDRPDIVSRTPAAIDDIITAEIPSEKDDPEGFRAVTEYMLHGPCGGLHMNAPCIIDRQCSKHFPKPYYAETTIDEDGYANYRRRNNGVRFTKNNTSLDNGSGPDRATIVIQENMIPGDDASGDKVIDVDEIRNYLDCRYLSPCEAVWRLFSFDIHYSKPSVIKLSYHLPNQQSITLHDSQKLPALLRRESIKETMFTQWFELNKEDDFARTLTYAKIPTHYVWNRDAKMWSPRKLRTCIGRIVYSNPASGERYYLRMLLNIVKGPRSFEDLRTVNGVLHPTFKDACFAYGLVNDDKEWTEAISEAKIWATGSQLRELFVTMLLFCNLTQPRITINIPKGYTCSYPKKGGLFFLYGPGGTGKTFLYNTILAKLRSESLIVLAVASSGIALLLLPGGRTAHSRFVIPLELMENSTCGIKQKTHLAALIQEARLIIWDEAPMTQRFAFKALDKTLRDILGAKDDANRLKLFGGMPILLGGDFRQILPVVTKGKRQEVVHVCINRSDLWQHCELHTLSRIMRVNECTADGHVDARKHEFNKWVLNVGEGKVPALCKDGEDELTWIQIPDEFIIKSDRPPIEAIVDTIFPNFINKQEDEDYLRERAILTPRNDDADEINKHMFKKLQGAKMTFKSSDEICKSSTDNIDQHCSYPVEFLNKLNFLGVPPHKLKLKLGQPIMLLRNLSPSTGMCNGTRLIITDFNKFVLQARIITGSHVGKMILTKFTYFRLLAIFVMQETVTFNLSWPIIVILGACLSLKKLNPKRSLVLNQPITGVKPEEMKHEDSNLLDRKALGVVRLSLAKDVAYNIVGETTTKGVLTALANMHEKPSALNKVFLIRHLVNAKMKERSFAADHRCPRDGLAQLQ